The following proteins come from a genomic window of Micromonospora zamorensis:
- a CDS encoding 2-phosphosulfolactate phosphatase, whose protein sequence is MAAAVHGQPGSGARFDWGLTGAAELGRVCAALVVVDVLSFTTSVEVAVARGMRVHPFPWGEQAADYAVRVGATAAVGRRQVSAEHPWSLSPAALSTAPVVADLVLPSPNGSAISAAASATGLPVVAACLRNAPAVGRWLRRQGYGTVDAPIGVIASGERWPDGSLRPSVEDQLGAASVLDALSGVPGGLSVEAAMALAALASTPDVPAAVRGSVSGRELTESGFAEDVDVAVQVGVSAVVPVLRQGVFSAA, encoded by the coding sequence TTGGCGGCCGCCGTCCACGGCCAACCTGGTTCCGGTGCCCGGTTCGACTGGGGGCTGACCGGGGCGGCCGAGCTCGGACGGGTCTGCGCGGCACTGGTGGTGGTGGACGTCCTGTCGTTCACCACCTCGGTGGAGGTGGCGGTCGCCCGTGGCATGCGGGTGCACCCGTTCCCCTGGGGTGAACAGGCCGCGGACTACGCGGTGCGGGTCGGCGCGACCGCTGCGGTGGGGCGACGGCAGGTGAGCGCGGAGCATCCGTGGTCGCTGTCGCCGGCCGCACTGAGCACCGCGCCGGTGGTGGCGGACCTGGTCCTACCCTCACCCAACGGCTCCGCCATCAGCGCCGCCGCCAGCGCCACCGGCCTGCCGGTGGTCGCGGCGTGTCTGCGCAACGCACCGGCCGTCGGGCGTTGGCTGCGCCGCCAGGGGTACGGCACAGTCGACGCCCCAATCGGTGTGATCGCCTCGGGGGAGCGGTGGCCGGACGGCTCGCTGCGCCCGTCGGTGGAGGACCAACTCGGTGCCGCCTCGGTGCTCGATGCCCTCTCCGGCGTGCCGGGTGGGCTGTCCGTGGAGGCGGCCATGGCGCTCGCCGCCCTGGCCAGCACTCCGGACGTGCCCGCCGCGGTACGCGGCAGCGTCTCCGGACGCGAGCTGACCGAGAGTGGTTTCGCCGAGGACGTGGACGTCGCCGTCCAGGTGGGTGTGTCGGCGGTGGTCCCGGTGCTGCGCCAGGGAGTCTTCTCCGCCGCCTGA
- a CDS encoding carboxypeptidase-like regulatory domain-containing protein, giving the protein MSTHRRAWKQRAGVVVALVAGALLAVPATPAMAAEVEVSPGSVTVNAGSDATVTVRVTPGDNDRKAKIGLSGLPSGVSCASGCGDVDFPGLGNPQARSVLVRIAANDNAGDATATVTVAVEADSGPDTATVALTVKGKAAAPPPTKQTVQSVSGKVVSQADSKAVPNAVVMLLDSTGKTFDTTSDGSGNFRFTGTTANPIAPGRIDLGATFDNVVARKTINAAAGQSITGQRISLAIKVEVTPSATPSASTEATPTEEATDEGTEDQASEDPSPGAAANASNNEDSGGGMGSYLIILLGGLLVAAGVGTIVLLWMKRRENGDDDDAPAAAGGGGPVPPARGGFRGAEETRVVGGRPGGGADPTMIGGAALSDAPTMMHRPVVDDVPPDPYAAPAQAYGGAGQQGWGGVGYGDEPAPGGYGAGGYGNAPASGGGYGNAPASGGGYGTPAGPEGAYGAGAAGEGYGAAPGSGAGYGGAPAYGNAPASGGGYGSRDYTAPAGTAAYPPAPAGGAAYGERYDEPTGRYTGDNTQYPAPADPYATGVYQPEQGQGYGQPDPAPYGGGRAAEPTAGYGGQPAGGYDQGGYGQQAGGYDQGGYGQEPAPPQQRGGYDDRGYDQGGYGQQAGGYDQGGYGQEPPPPQQRGGYDDRGYDQGGYGQQAGRARPETPPATERGGRRLDWLDD; this is encoded by the coding sequence GTGTCAACACACCGACGTGCCTGGAAGCAGCGGGCCGGTGTGGTCGTAGCGCTGGTTGCCGGCGCTCTGCTCGCCGTCCCCGCCACACCAGCCATGGCCGCAGAGGTCGAAGTTTCCCCCGGCTCGGTCACCGTAAACGCCGGAAGCGATGCCACGGTCACCGTGCGCGTGACCCCCGGCGACAACGACCGGAAGGCGAAGATCGGTCTCTCCGGCCTGCCGTCGGGTGTCAGCTGCGCCAGCGGCTGCGGCGACGTCGATTTCCCCGGTCTGGGCAACCCCCAAGCCAGGTCGGTGCTGGTCAGGATCGCGGCCAACGACAACGCCGGCGACGCGACAGCGACCGTCACAGTGGCCGTCGAGGCCGATTCGGGCCCAGACACCGCCACCGTCGCGCTGACGGTCAAGGGCAAGGCCGCCGCTCCGCCGCCGACCAAGCAGACCGTGCAGTCGGTCTCCGGCAAGGTGGTCTCGCAGGCCGACAGCAAGGCCGTGCCCAACGCGGTGGTCATGCTGCTGGACAGCACCGGCAAGACCTTCGACACCACCAGCGACGGCAGCGGCAACTTCCGCTTCACCGGCACCACGGCCAACCCGATCGCACCGGGCCGGATCGACCTGGGTGCGACCTTCGACAACGTGGTGGCCCGGAAGACCATCAACGCCGCCGCCGGGCAGTCCATCACCGGGCAGCGGATCAGCCTCGCGATCAAGGTCGAGGTGACGCCCAGCGCCACGCCGTCGGCCAGCACCGAGGCCACTCCCACCGAGGAGGCGACCGACGAGGGCACCGAGGACCAGGCCTCCGAGGACCCCAGCCCGGGTGCCGCTGCGAACGCCTCGAACAACGAGGACAGCGGCGGCGGCATGGGCTCGTACCTGATCATTCTGCTCGGCGGTCTTCTGGTGGCCGCCGGCGTCGGCACCATCGTGCTGCTCTGGATGAAGCGCAGGGAGAACGGCGACGACGACGACGCCCCTGCGGCGGCTGGCGGCGGCGGTCCGGTCCCACCTGCGCGGGGCGGTTTCCGTGGCGCCGAAGAGACCCGGGTGGTCGGCGGACGACCCGGCGGCGGGGCGGACCCGACCATGATCGGTGGCGCGGCGCTGAGCGATGCGCCGACGATGATGCACCGCCCGGTGGTCGACGACGTTCCGCCGGACCCGTACGCCGCGCCTGCGCAGGCGTACGGCGGTGCGGGCCAGCAGGGCTGGGGCGGCGTGGGTTACGGCGACGAGCCAGCACCGGGCGGGTACGGCGCCGGCGGGTACGGCAACGCGCCCGCCTCGGGTGGCGGCTACGGCAACGCGCCCGCGTCCGGTGGCGGCTACGGCACTCCGGCAGGTCCCGAGGGCGCTTACGGCGCTGGCGCGGCCGGTGAGGGCTACGGCGCTGCGCCCGGCTCCGGCGCTGGCTATGGCGGCGCACCGGCCTACGGCAACGCTCCGGCCTCCGGTGGCGGCTACGGCAGCCGTGACTACACCGCGCCGGCCGGGACCGCTGCCTACCCGCCGGCTCCCGCTGGCGGAGCGGCCTACGGCGAGCGGTACGACGAGCCGACCGGCCGGTACACCGGCGACAACACCCAGTACCCGGCTCCGGCCGACCCGTACGCGACCGGCGTCTACCAGCCGGAGCAGGGGCAGGGCTACGGCCAGCCGGACCCGGCCCCGTACGGCGGCGGTCGGGCTGCTGAGCCGACCGCCGGGTATGGCGGTCAGCCGGCCGGCGGCTACGACCAGGGCGGCTACGGGCAACAGGCCGGTGGCTACGACCAGGGCGGTTACGGCCAGGAGCCCGCACCGCCGCAGCAGCGCGGCGGCTACGACGACCGGGGCTACGACCAGGGTGGCTACGGCCAGCAGGCCGGTGGCTACGACCAGGGCGGTTACGGCCAGGAGCCCCCGCCGCCGCAGCAGCGCGGCGGCTACGACGACCGGGGCTACGACCAGGGTGGCTACGGCCAGCAGGCCGGCCGGGCCCGACCGGAAACCCCGCCGGCGACCGAGCGGGGCGGCCGACGCCTCGACTGGCTGGACGACTGA
- a CDS encoding sterol carrier family protein: MTAALLALDEGRTPERPVFREAVRSLLAVLAERAPGRSVEVRVPPYGAIQCVPGPRHTRGNPPNVVEMAPDTWLRLATGRIGWVEAVAEGRVQMSGVRADLSAYLPVLLSPSPTHGDGMRRNRDYLY, from the coding sequence GTGACGGCGGCGTTGTTGGCGCTCGACGAGGGGCGTACGCCCGAACGGCCGGTGTTCCGAGAGGCGGTCCGGTCGTTGTTGGCCGTCCTCGCGGAGCGCGCCCCCGGCCGATCGGTGGAGGTGCGCGTCCCACCATACGGGGCGATCCAGTGCGTACCCGGACCTCGACACACCAGGGGAAACCCACCAAACGTCGTCGAGATGGCTCCCGACACCTGGTTGCGGTTGGCGACCGGGAGGATCGGCTGGGTCGAGGCGGTCGCCGAAGGTCGCGTTCAGATGAGTGGTGTCCGTGCGGACCTCTCGGCGTATCTGCCCGTCTTATTATCTCCGAGTCCCACTCACGGTGACGGCATGCGCAGGAATCGTGACTATCTGTATTGA
- the purF gene encoding amidophosphoribosyltransferase → MPRGDGRLSHDLDPQRPGPQDACGVFGVWAPGEEVANLTYFGLYALQHRGQEAAGIAVSDGSGVVVYKDLGLVAQVFDEPTLASLRGHLAIGHARYSTTGASNWENAQPTIRSTTSGTTIALAHNGNLVNTAELEKEVAERGLVADGSTNDTSLVTMLLASRPDLSVEAAALEVLPQLRGAFSFVFMDESTLYAARDPHGVRPLVLGRLERGWVVASETAALDIVGASVVREVEPGELIAIDENGLRSTRFAAPEPKGCLFEYVYIARPDATIAGRNVHSARVQIGRQLAKEHPVEADLVIPVPESGTPAAIGYAEASGITYGAGLMKNPYVGRTFIQPSQTLRQLGIRLKLNPLRENVRGKRLVVVDDSIVRGNTQRAIVRMLREAGALEVHVRISSPPVSWPCFYGIDFATRAELLANGLDNDGIRRSIGADTLGYVSLPGLIAATEQPKTRLCRACFDGEYPIELPAGNLIGKHVLEGVGRRVANSAPEAPHTNGSFVATPGGVTANRP, encoded by the coding sequence GTGCCCCGAGGCGACGGCCGGCTGAGCCACGACCTTGACCCCCAACGACCTGGCCCCCAGGATGCCTGTGGCGTCTTCGGCGTCTGGGCCCCCGGCGAAGAGGTTGCCAATCTGACCTACTTCGGCCTCTACGCCCTGCAGCACCGCGGCCAGGAGGCGGCGGGCATCGCGGTGAGCGATGGCTCCGGCGTGGTGGTCTACAAGGACCTCGGGCTGGTGGCCCAGGTCTTCGACGAGCCCACCCTGGCGAGCCTGCGCGGCCATCTGGCCATCGGGCACGCCCGCTACTCCACCACCGGCGCGTCGAACTGGGAGAACGCCCAGCCGACGATCCGGTCGACCACCTCCGGCACGACCATCGCGCTGGCTCACAACGGCAACCTGGTCAACACCGCCGAGCTGGAGAAGGAGGTCGCCGAGCGCGGCCTCGTCGCGGACGGTTCGACCAACGACACCTCCCTGGTGACGATGCTGCTCGCCAGCCGACCGGATCTGTCGGTCGAGGCGGCCGCACTGGAGGTGCTGCCGCAGCTGCGTGGCGCGTTCAGCTTCGTCTTCATGGACGAGTCGACCCTCTACGCGGCCCGCGATCCGCACGGCGTCCGCCCGCTGGTGCTCGGCCGCCTGGAGCGCGGCTGGGTGGTGGCCAGTGAGACCGCCGCACTGGACATCGTCGGTGCCAGCGTGGTGCGCGAGGTCGAGCCGGGCGAGCTGATCGCGATCGACGAGAACGGCCTGCGCTCCACGCGGTTCGCCGCGCCGGAGCCGAAGGGCTGTCTCTTCGAGTACGTCTACATCGCCCGCCCGGACGCCACGATCGCCGGGCGCAACGTCCATTCGGCGCGGGTGCAGATCGGCCGGCAGTTGGCCAAGGAGCACCCGGTCGAGGCCGACCTGGTGATCCCGGTGCCCGAGTCGGGCACCCCGGCCGCGATCGGCTACGCGGAGGCGTCCGGCATCACCTACGGCGCCGGCCTGATGAAGAACCCGTACGTGGGGCGCACCTTCATCCAGCCGTCGCAGACGCTGCGTCAGCTCGGCATCCGGCTCAAGCTCAACCCGCTGCGGGAGAACGTCCGGGGCAAGCGGTTGGTGGTCGTGGACGACTCGATCGTGCGCGGCAACACCCAGCGCGCCATCGTGCGGATGTTGCGTGAGGCGGGGGCGCTGGAGGTGCACGTCCGGATCTCCTCGCCGCCGGTCAGCTGGCCGTGTTTCTACGGCATCGACTTCGCCACCCGGGCGGAACTGCTGGCCAACGGGTTGGACAACGACGGCATCCGGCGCTCCATCGGCGCCGACACGCTGGGTTACGTCTCGCTTCCTGGCCTGATCGCCGCGACCGAGCAGCCGAAGACCAGGCTGTGTCGGGCGTGTTTCGATGGGGAGTACCCGATCGAGCTGCCGGCCGGCAACCTGATCGGCAAGCACGTGCTCGAAGGGGTGGGCCGACGGGTCGCCAACTCGGCGCCGGAAGCCCCGCACACCAACGGCTCGTTCGTCGCCACTCCGGGTGGCGTTACCGCAAACCGCCCGTAG
- the purM gene encoding phosphoribosylformylglycinamidine cyclo-ligase, whose product MTHVSERNGAGSSPTGAGGDRQPWTAGAGRQARKRSVSYADAGVSIDAGDRAVELLRSKVRQTRRPEVMGDLGGFAGLFRLDTKKYKSPILASSTDGVGTKLVIAQQMDIHDTVGIDLVAMVVDDLVACGAEPLFLLDYIATGEVVPDKVAEIGAGIADGCRYAGCALLGGETAEHPGVLRPDEYDISATGVGVVEEADILSPDRVEVGDVVIAMRSSGLHSNGYSLVRHVLLGAARMRLDIVIDDFGRQRTLGEELLTPTKIYAKDCLKLIAEAEVRALSHITGGGIPGNLVRVLPEHVDAVVNRSTWKPQPIFDLIQSKGRIDDQDMESTFNMGVGMFAIVSAEDADRALATLTGRGVEAWQAGEIIEGTGNVQMVGQHTRG is encoded by the coding sequence GTGACGCACGTGTCCGAGCGCAACGGCGCAGGAAGCAGCCCGACCGGCGCCGGCGGCGACCGTCAGCCCTGGACGGCCGGCGCTGGCCGTCAGGCGCGCAAACGCTCGGTCTCGTACGCCGATGCCGGGGTCTCGATCGACGCGGGCGACCGCGCGGTGGAGTTGCTCAGGTCGAAGGTGCGCCAGACCCGCCGGCCCGAGGTGATGGGTGACCTGGGCGGGTTCGCTGGTCTGTTCCGGCTGGACACGAAGAAGTACAAGAGCCCGATCCTGGCGTCCTCCACCGACGGGGTGGGCACCAAGCTGGTGATCGCTCAGCAGATGGACATCCACGACACGGTCGGCATCGACCTGGTGGCCATGGTCGTGGACGACCTGGTGGCCTGCGGCGCCGAGCCGCTGTTCCTGCTCGACTACATCGCCACCGGCGAGGTCGTTCCGGACAAGGTCGCCGAGATCGGGGCGGGCATCGCCGACGGCTGCCGTTACGCCGGCTGCGCGTTGCTGGGCGGGGAGACTGCCGAGCACCCCGGTGTGCTGCGCCCGGACGAGTACGACATCTCCGCGACCGGTGTCGGCGTGGTCGAGGAGGCCGACATCCTCAGCCCGGACCGGGTCGAGGTGGGCGACGTGGTGATCGCCATGCGCTCGTCCGGTCTGCACTCCAACGGCTACTCGCTGGTCCGGCACGTGCTGCTCGGCGCGGCCCGGATGCGCCTGGACATCGTGATCGACGACTTCGGTCGGCAGCGGACCCTCGGTGAGGAGCTGCTCACCCCGACCAAGATCTACGCCAAGGACTGCCTCAAGCTGATCGCCGAGGCGGAGGTGCGGGCGCTGTCCCACATCACCGGCGGCGGCATCCCCGGCAACCTGGTCCGGGTGCTGCCCGAGCACGTCGACGCTGTGGTCAACCGCTCCACCTGGAAGCCGCAGCCGATCTTCGACCTGATCCAGTCGAAGGGTCGGATCGACGACCAGGACATGGAGTCGACCTTCAACATGGGCGTCGGCATGTTCGCGATCGTGTCGGCCGAGGACGCCGACCGGGCGCTGGCCACGCTGACCGGCCGTGGGGTCGAGGCCTGGCAGGCTGGCGAGATCATCGAGGGCACCGGCAACGTGCAGATGGTTGGTCAGCACACCCGAGGATGA
- the amcB gene encoding cyclophane-forming radical SAM peptide maturase AmcB, with protein sequence MRGLSTVPSYVVMQPTTLCNLDCAYCYLPFRATDQRMPVAVAEAVAAAVNPWAAAGRFSVVWHGGEPLAAGREHLADLMAPFDPEVEHHVQTNATLIDDDWCDFFARHEMRVSVSVDGPRVRNGDRVNRGGQPAYDRILRGVAALRRHGLPFSALAVVSQPGPGLATELYDYFLELGCDVLGINIEETEGVNTRDNRHDSSAVTAFWAELVAAWRRDPRIHLREVEWTLRYAAAVLDNSADGVLPRQLDPIPTIGHDGSVTVLSPELAGFTDPRYGDFSSGNVLHAPLAEILGGAAATPWVGEFLAGVEACRVSCPYFGFCGGGHAANRYFELGRFDGTETEHCRNSKIRLLDGVLEHAREHQ encoded by the coding sequence ATGCGGGGTCTTTCCACCGTCCCGTCGTACGTCGTCATGCAGCCCACCACCCTCTGCAACCTCGACTGCGCGTACTGCTACCTGCCGTTTCGTGCCACCGACCAGCGGATGCCGGTGGCGGTGGCCGAGGCGGTGGCGGCGGCGGTCAACCCGTGGGCGGCGGCCGGCCGGTTCTCCGTGGTGTGGCACGGCGGCGAGCCGTTGGCGGCCGGCCGGGAGCACCTGGCCGACCTGATGGCGCCGTTCGACCCCGAGGTCGAGCATCACGTGCAGACCAACGCCACGCTGATCGACGACGACTGGTGTGACTTCTTCGCCCGGCACGAGATGCGGGTGAGCGTGAGCGTCGACGGGCCGCGGGTCCGCAACGGCGACCGGGTCAACCGGGGCGGCCAGCCGGCGTACGACCGGATTCTGCGCGGCGTCGCGGCGCTGCGCCGTCATGGTCTGCCCTTCTCCGCCCTGGCCGTGGTGTCCCAGCCGGGCCCGGGGCTCGCCACCGAGCTGTACGACTACTTCCTCGAACTGGGCTGCGATGTGCTGGGCATCAACATCGAGGAGACCGAGGGGGTCAACACCCGGGACAACCGCCACGACTCCTCGGCGGTGACCGCGTTCTGGGCGGAGCTGGTCGCGGCGTGGCGCCGTGACCCCCGGATCCACCTCCGCGAGGTCGAGTGGACGTTGCGCTATGCCGCGGCGGTGCTCGACAACTCGGCTGACGGGGTGCTGCCCCGCCAACTGGACCCGATCCCGACCATCGGTCACGACGGCTCGGTGACCGTGCTGTCCCCGGAGTTGGCGGGCTTCACCGACCCGCGCTACGGCGATTTCAGCAGCGGCAACGTCCTGCACGCTCCGCTGGCGGAGATTCTCGGCGGAGCAGCGGCGACCCCGTGGGTGGGAGAGTTCCTGGCCGGGGTGGAGGCCTGTCGGGTGTCCTGCCCCTACTTCGGCTTCTGTGGCGGTGGCCACGCGGCCAACCGCTACTTCGAGCTGGGGCGTTTTGACGGTACGGAGACCGAGCACTGCCGAAACAGCAAGATCCGCCTATTGGATGGAGTGTTGGAGCATGCCCGAGAGCACCAGTAA
- the amcA gene encoding multiple cyclophane-containing RiPP AmcA: protein MPESTSNRRPEREADDGVNERVREAAPALVALLQEAEDARRLRSEVSGGDGASAVCAWNHFENIPTFYNWNNRPR, encoded by the coding sequence ATGCCCGAGAGCACCAGTAACCGGCGGCCTGAGCGCGAGGCGGATGACGGAGTCAACGAGCGGGTGCGGGAGGCGGCCCCTGCGCTCGTCGCGCTGCTGCAGGAGGCGGAGGACGCCAGGCGGTTGCGCTCGGAGGTGTCGGGCGGCGATGGTGCCAGCGCGGTCTGCGCCTGGAACCACTTCGAGAACATCCCGACCTTCTACAACTGGAACAACCGCCCGCGCTGA
- a CDS encoding DUF3073 domain-containing protein has product MGRGRAKAKQTKVARELKYHSPNTDLTALQRELAGAGKSEHHFDDDSKEFVDDDDEDHADDDPDPWVRPAR; this is encoded by the coding sequence ATGGGGCGCGGCCGTGCTAAGGCCAAGCAGACAAAGGTGGCCCGGGAGTTGAAGTACCACTCCCCGAACACCGACCTCACCGCCTTGCAGCGCGAACTGGCGGGTGCTGGTAAGTCTGAGCACCACTTCGACGACGACTCTAAAGAGTTCGTCGACGACGATGATGAGGATCACGCGGACGACGATCCGGATCCCTGGGTCCGTCCGGCCCGCTGA
- a CDS encoding Leu/Phe/Val dehydrogenase, whose protein sequence is MGVFASTDDPVSTGHEQVVFCQDKQSGLKAIIGIYSTALGPALGGTRFYPYASEDDALADVLDLSRGMAYKNALAGLDLGGGKAVIWGDPEQIKSEALLRAYGRFVESLGGRYYTACDVGTYVADMDVVARETRYVTGRSVEHGGAGDSSILTAWGVFQGMRAASEHVWGTPSLRGRRVGVAGLGKVGKYLTGHLLEDGAEVVATDVNPKALAWVRSNHPQVTLMDDASALVAADIDVYAPCALGGALNDDTVPALRAKVVTGAANNQLAHPGIEKLLADRGILYTPDYVVNAGGVIQVADEIEGFNFDRAKLRATRIYDTTREILGLADAEGVPPAVAADRLAERRMAEVGRLRSIHLR, encoded by the coding sequence ATGGGCGTATTCGCGAGCACCGACGATCCGGTATCGACCGGTCACGAACAGGTCGTCTTCTGCCAGGACAAGCAGAGCGGCCTGAAGGCGATCATCGGGATCTACTCCACCGCGCTGGGGCCGGCGCTCGGCGGCACCCGCTTCTACCCGTACGCCAGCGAGGACGACGCCCTCGCCGATGTGCTCGACCTGTCCCGTGGGATGGCGTACAAGAACGCGCTCGCCGGGCTGGACCTGGGCGGTGGCAAGGCCGTCATCTGGGGTGACCCCGAGCAGATCAAGAGCGAGGCGCTGCTGCGCGCGTACGGTCGCTTCGTGGAGTCGCTGGGCGGTCGCTACTACACCGCGTGCGACGTCGGCACCTACGTGGCGGACATGGACGTGGTGGCACGGGAGACCCGCTACGTGACCGGGCGCAGCGTGGAGCACGGCGGCGCCGGCGACTCGTCGATCCTCACCGCCTGGGGTGTCTTCCAGGGCATGCGGGCCGCCTCCGAGCACGTCTGGGGCACCCCGAGCCTGCGTGGCCGCCGGGTCGGCGTCGCCGGTCTGGGCAAGGTCGGCAAATACCTCACCGGCCACCTGCTGGAGGACGGCGCCGAGGTGGTCGCCACCGACGTCAACCCGAAGGCACTGGCCTGGGTTCGCAGCAACCACCCGCAGGTCACCCTGATGGACGACGCCAGCGCGCTGGTCGCCGCGGACATCGACGTGTACGCGCCGTGCGCGCTGGGCGGCGCGCTGAACGACGACACCGTGCCGGCGCTGCGCGCCAAGGTGGTGACCGGTGCGGCGAACAACCAGCTCGCCCACCCGGGCATCGAGAAGCTGCTGGCCGACCGGGGCATCCTCTACACGCCGGACTACGTGGTCAACGCCGGCGGTGTGATCCAGGTCGCCGACGAGATCGAGGGCTTCAACTTCGACCGGGCGAAGCTGCGGGCAACCCGGATCTACGACACCACCCGCGAGATCCTGGGCCTGGCCGACGCCGAGGGCGTGCCGCCAGCGGTCGCCGCGGATCGGCTGGCCGAGCGCCGGATGGCGGAGGTCGGCCGCCTGCGGTCGATCCACCTGCGCTGA
- a CDS encoding BldC family transcriptional regulator: MASRTHEPEPLLTPAEVASMFRVDPKTVTRWAKAGKLSAIRTLGGHRRYRESEVRALLQGQIPQQRQGD, encoded by the coding sequence ATGGCATCGCGAACGCACGAACCAGAGCCGCTACTCACGCCGGCCGAGGTGGCGTCGATGTTCCGTGTCGACCCGAAGACGGTGACCCGGTGGGCAAAGGCTGGCAAGCTCAGTGCCATCCGCACCCTGGGTGGCCACCGTCGATACCGCGAGTCGGAGGTCAGGGCGCTGTTGCAGGGTCAGATCCCGCAGCAGCGGCAGGGCGACTGA
- a CDS encoding PPOX class F420-dependent oxidoreductase encodes MTMLDRLSAEKYILLTTFRKDGRAVPTPVWAVRDGEALAVWTRADSGKVKRIRHNGEVTVAPCDVRGRPHGAEVPAHATIYGNGDTGRVRDLLKHKYRLIGRLSLLGSRLRRGEGGTVGIRVTLAETRR; translated from the coding sequence GTGACCATGCTGGACCGGCTGTCGGCCGAGAAGTACATCCTGCTCACGACCTTCCGCAAGGACGGTCGGGCGGTGCCGACCCCCGTCTGGGCGGTACGAGATGGTGAGGCGTTGGCGGTCTGGACCCGGGCCGACTCGGGCAAGGTGAAGCGGATCCGCCACAACGGCGAGGTGACAGTGGCCCCGTGCGACGTGCGGGGGCGGCCACACGGGGCGGAGGTGCCAGCCCACGCGACGATCTACGGCAACGGCGACACCGGTCGGGTACGGGACCTGCTCAAGCACAAGTACCGCCTGATCGGTCGACTCAGCCTGCTCGGCAGCCGGCTGCGGCGCGGCGAGGGCGGCACTGTCGGCATCCGGGTGACGCTGGCCGAGACGCGGCGCTGA
- a CDS encoding class I SAM-dependent methyltransferase yields the protein MTVEPRIGDVVGELLRDTLAVASGVGPRPLVGGRLPRPVIEIIERNDGLINGAPAAHYLDGPQDWQPYDHRAVDRARGETLDIGTGAGRIALLLQERGVPVTGLDTSAGALAVSRRRGVRQLVHGTVDTHVADGQRYDTFLLLGNNLGLFEGRERAPVFLAALAALARPGAQIIAHGTDPYGTRDPVHTSYHERNRSRGRLGGQLRLRLRYRELSTEWFDYLVCSAEEFASLVHGTGWRLTDVDDRDKPYYLATLRLAD from the coding sequence GTGACGGTTGAGCCTCGAATCGGTGACGTGGTCGGCGAACTGCTGCGGGACACGCTCGCGGTGGCCAGCGGGGTGGGCCCTCGACCCCTGGTCGGTGGGCGCCTGCCCCGGCCGGTCATCGAGATCATCGAGCGGAACGACGGCCTGATCAACGGCGCACCGGCCGCCCACTATCTGGACGGTCCGCAGGACTGGCAGCCGTACGACCACCGCGCGGTGGACCGGGCCCGCGGCGAAACGCTGGACATCGGCACCGGCGCCGGGCGGATCGCCCTGCTGCTCCAGGAGCGCGGCGTACCGGTCACCGGGCTGGACACCTCCGCAGGCGCGCTGGCCGTGAGTCGACGCCGCGGTGTCCGGCAGCTGGTGCACGGCACCGTCGACACGCACGTCGCGGACGGGCAGCGTTACGACACATTCCTGCTGCTCGGCAACAACCTCGGGCTGTTCGAGGGGCGGGAGCGTGCCCCCGTGTTCCTGGCCGCGCTCGCCGCGCTGGCCCGACCGGGGGCGCAGATCATCGCGCACGGCACCGACCCGTACGGCACCCGTGACCCTGTGCACACGAGTTACCACGAGCGCAACCGCAGCCGGGGTCGGCTCGGCGGTCAGCTCCGGCTCCGGTTGCGCTACCGGGAGCTGAGCACCGAATGGTTCGACTATCTGGTCTGCTCGGCGGAGGAGTTCGCCTCGCTGGTGCACGGCACCGGCTGGCGGTTGACCGATGTGGACGACCGCGACAAGCCCTACTACCTGGCCACCCTGCGGCTCGCCGACTGA